A genomic window from Salvelinus sp. IW2-2015 unplaced genomic scaffold, ASM291031v2 Un_scaffold2978, whole genome shotgun sequence includes:
- the LOC112075091 gene encoding uncharacterized protein isoform X2, with amino-acid sequence MEDPVFNLTQLVADLRALEEENWLSIRKDPTRGPSHLKDPTSKPSEWEREAPPLPPLLVPPPIPPRTTSWYLASPSPELQLHVPESLXGSGRKCHSPCLLLDRKCSSSPSIVRKFEAMLQENEGKVLTEAGFTTCAVPANSHCNVGCCHNRWSCDGSRFGSSKSSTYVPVQKSLSEVNIVSAAGRELIHDYRPVENPRSPERESRIQPGNKDRAVSHTFLDLISELPPPGSNPPGYNPPGANPPGSNPPGSNPPGSNPPGHSKE; translated from the exons atggaggatcCTGTCTTCAACCTGACGCAGCTGGTAGCTGACCTCCGGGCCCTGGAAGAGGAGAACTGGCTGTCCATCAGGAAGGACCCCACCAGGGGCCCCAGTCACCTCAAGGACCCCACATCCAAGCCCtctgagtgggagagagaagcaCCTCCGCTCCCCCCTCTGCTGGttcctcctcctatccctcctcGGACAACATCGTGGTACCTCGCCAGCCCCTCCCCTGAACTACAACTACATGTCCCAGAATCCCTCAYTGGCTCAGGCAGGAAGTGCCACAGTCCCTGTCTCCTGTTAGACAGGAAGTGCAGCAGCAGCCCATCGATAGTGAGGAAGTTCGAGGCGATGCTGCAGGAGAACGAGGGGAAAGTTCTGACGGAGGCGGGGTTTACCACCTGCGCTGTTCCCGCTAACTCCCACTGCAACGTGGGCTGCTGCCACAACCGCTGGTCCTGCGACGGGAGCCGCTTCGGCAGCAGCAAGTCGTCCACCTACGTGCCTGTCCAGAAGAGCCTGTCTGAAGTCAACATAGTGAGTGCTGCTGGGAGAGAGTTGATCCACGACTACAGGCCCGTGGAGAACCCTAgaagccctgagagagagagtcgTATACAACCGGGAAACAAAGACCGAGCAGTTTCACACACCTTTCTTGACCTTATCTCAGAGTTACCCCCCCCAGGCTCCAACCCTCCAGGCTACAACCCTCCAGGCGCCAACCCTCCAGGCTCCAACCCTCCAGGCTCCAACCCTCCAG GCTCCAACCCTCCAGGCCACAGTAAGGAATAA
- the LOC112075091 gene encoding uncharacterized protein isoform X1 — protein MEDPVFNLTQLVADLRALEEENWLSIRKDPTRGPSHLKDPTSKPSEWEREAPPLPPLLVPPPIPPRTTSWYLASPSPELQLHVPESLXGSGRKCHSPCLLLDRKCSSSPSIVRKFEAMLQENEGKVLTEAGFTTCAVPANSHCNVGCCHNRWSCDGSRFGSSKSSTYVPVQKSLSEVNIVSAAGRELIHDYRPVENPRSPERESRIQPGNKDRAVSHTFLDLISELPPPGSNPPGYNPPGANPPGSNPPGSNPPGSNPPGSNPPGHSKE, from the exons atggaggatcCTGTCTTCAACCTGACGCAGCTGGTAGCTGACCTCCGGGCCCTGGAAGAGGAGAACTGGCTGTCCATCAGGAAGGACCCCACCAGGGGCCCCAGTCACCTCAAGGACCCCACATCCAAGCCCtctgagtgggagagagaagcaCCTCCGCTCCCCCCTCTGCTGGttcctcctcctatccctcctcGGACAACATCGTGGTACCTCGCCAGCCCCTCCCCTGAACTACAACTACATGTCCCAGAATCCCTCAYTGGCTCAGGCAGGAAGTGCCACAGTCCCTGTCTCCTGTTAGACAGGAAGTGCAGCAGCAGCCCATCGATAGTGAGGAAGTTCGAGGCGATGCTGCAGGAGAACGAGGGGAAAGTTCTGACGGAGGCGGGGTTTACCACCTGCGCTGTTCCCGCTAACTCCCACTGCAACGTGGGCTGCTGCCACAACCGCTGGTCCTGCGACGGGAGCCGCTTCGGCAGCAGCAAGTCGTCCACCTACGTGCCTGTCCAGAAGAGCCTGTCTGAAGTCAACATAGTGAGTGCTGCTGGGAGAGAGTTGATCCACGACTACAGGCCCGTGGAGAACCCTAgaagccctgagagagagagtcgTATACAACCGGGAAACAAAGACCGAGCAGTTTCACACACCTTTCTTGACCTTATCTCAGAGTTACCCCCCCCAGGCTCCAACCCTCCAGGCTACAACCCTCCAGGCGCCAACCCTCCAGGCTCCAACCCTCCAGGCTCCAACCCTCCAG GCTCCAACCCTCCAGGCTCCAACCCTCCAGGCCACAGTAAGGAATAA